One segment of Dehalococcoidia bacterium DNA contains the following:
- a CDS encoding tyrosine-protein phosphatase, with the protein MHSLALSRSLDLAGVRNLRDIGGYPTRDGRQTRWRTLYRADSPHRLTEAGRRSLVALGVRTLIDLRRPSEIALAPYAFDSDGLVRRAIPLLDDGPARSLRSLDEVYRTILVEGQARLATVLRTLIDSLPAVVHCTAGKDRTGIVIALVLSLAGVPDEIVAHDYALTRACQTDSYWDEARQRAAAAGIAWEDYQQLLICPPELMLATLRFLRHEFGGAERYARSAGLSGREIDRLRQAIVE; encoded by the coding sequence ATGCATTCGCTCGCCCTTTCGCGCTCTCTCGACCTCGCCGGCGTCCGCAACTTGCGCGACATCGGCGGCTACCCGACGCGTGACGGCAGGCAGACCCGCTGGCGGACCCTCTACCGAGCGGACAGCCCGCATCGGCTGACCGAGGCGGGGCGGCGCTCTCTCGTCGCGCTCGGCGTGCGCACGCTGATCGATCTTCGGCGTCCCAGTGAGATTGCCCTCGCGCCCTACGCCTTCGACAGCGACGGCTTGGTCCGCCGCGCCATTCCGCTGCTCGACGATGGGCCGGCGCGGTCGCTGCGCTCGCTGGACGAGGTGTATCGGACGATCCTCGTAGAGGGACAAGCGCGCCTCGCGACGGTTCTGCGGACGCTCATCGACTCGCTGCCGGCCGTTGTCCATTGCACTGCCGGCAAGGACCGAACGGGGATCGTGATTGCGCTCGTCCTGTCGCTCGCGGGCGTGCCGGACGAAATTGTCGCGCATGACTATGCGCTGACACGTGCGTGCCAGACCGACAGCTATTGGGATGAAGCGCGTCAACGCGCGGCTGCAGCAGGTATCGCCTGGGAAGACTATCAGCAGCTTCTGATCTGCCCGCCGGAGCTGATGCTCGCGACGCTGCGATTTCTCCGCCACGAGTTTGGCGGGGCGGAGCGCTACGCGCGCTCCGCCGGCCTCA
- the ugpC gene encoding sn-glycerol-3-phosphate ABC transporter ATP-binding protein UgpC: protein MATVEFEHIEKRFKTKHGSVTAVHDLTLEVRDGEFLVLVGPSGCGKTTALRLVAGLEVPTAGLLRIGGRVVNDVPPKDRDIAMVFQNYALYPHMSVYDNLAFGLKMRRLPKAEIDRLIRDAAEMLEIGDLLKRKPKELSGGQRQRVALGRAIVRQPQVFLMDEPLSNLDAKLRVQTRAELIKLHRRLGVTTIYVTHDQTEAMTMGTRIAVMSGGVLQQLDTPQRLYDAPVNRFVAGFIGSPSMSFLEGARLDDGALWVEGVSLPLPAEAAARLAGYRGRTVVLGLRPEAVRPPRPGEEGAALSLPVEVVEPLGSDVYVTLRLGGQTLLGRFDPRLALRPGANTPVALDLAAARFFDPATGLAIGRAA, encoded by the coding sequence ATGGCAACGGTCGAGTTCGAGCATATCGAGAAACGGTTCAAGACCAAACACGGGAGCGTGACCGCCGTGCATGACCTCACGCTCGAGGTGCGCGACGGCGAATTTCTGGTGCTCGTCGGCCCGTCGGGCTGCGGCAAGACCACCGCGCTCCGCCTCGTTGCCGGCCTCGAGGTGCCGACCGCCGGGCTGCTCCGCATCGGCGGCCGCGTCGTCAACGATGTGCCCCCCAAAGACCGTGACATCGCCATGGTCTTCCAAAACTACGCCCTCTATCCCCACATGAGCGTCTACGACAACCTCGCCTTCGGCCTCAAGATGCGCCGCCTGCCCAAGGCCGAGATCGACCGCCTCATCCGTGACGCGGCCGAGATGCTCGAAATCGGCGACCTGCTGAAGCGCAAGCCGAAGGAGCTGTCCGGCGGCCAGCGCCAGCGCGTTGCGCTCGGCCGCGCCATTGTCCGCCAGCCTCAGGTCTTCCTGATGGATGAGCCGCTGAGCAATCTCGATGCCAAGCTCCGGGTCCAGACGCGTGCCGAGCTGATCAAGCTGCATCGGCGGCTGGGGGTGACGACGATCTACGTCACCCACGACCAGACGGAGGCGATGACGATGGGGACGCGGATTGCGGTGATGAGCGGCGGAGTGCTGCAGCAGCTCGACACGCCGCAGCGGCTGTACGATGCGCCGGTCAACCGCTTCGTCGCCGGGTTCATCGGCTCCCCAAGCATGAGCTTCCTTGAGGGCGCGCGCCTCGATGACGGTGCGCTCTGGGTGGAAGGGGTGTCGCTGCCGCTGCCAGCCGAGGCGGCGGCCCGGCTCGCGGGGTACCGCGGGCGGACGGTCGTGCTCGGGCTGCGGCCGGAGGCAGTACGGCCGCCGCGACCGGGCGAGGAGGGGGCGGCGCTCTCGCTCCCGGTCGAGGTGGTGGAGCCGCTCGGCAGCGACGTCTACGTCACCCTGCGCCTTGGGGGGCAGACGCTGCTGGGCCGCTTCGACCCCCGATTGGCGCTGCGGCCGGGCGCGAACACGCCGGTCGCGCTCGACCTAGCTGCTGCCCGGTTCTTTGACCCAGCGACTGGGCTGGCGATCGGCCGCGCCGCCTGA
- a CDS encoding DUF6391 domain-containing protein: protein MPLPLLDATRANHALEHATITILLGRLSRPVRMVGRATPGGFYLHGDVPTAELTAAVEEALARLQAGEARLAISPLCGTNLAVAGVLAGLSSVLAFSAANRPDRWLRAILAATGAVLLAQPLGQLVQRHVTTSPNLRGMRIKRILRTGRGAWTIHRVETAWS, encoded by the coding sequence ATGCCTCTTCCCTTGCTCGACGCCACGCGCGCGAACCATGCCCTCGAACACGCGACAATCACCATCCTCCTCGGGCGGCTGTCGCGCCCGGTCCGCATGGTCGGGCGCGCTACTCCCGGAGGGTTTTACCTCCACGGCGACGTGCCGACCGCGGAGCTGACCGCGGCGGTTGAGGAGGCGCTCGCCCGCCTGCAAGCCGGCGAGGCGCGTCTTGCCATCTCGCCCCTCTGCGGCACCAACCTTGCTGTCGCCGGCGTGCTCGCCGGGCTGTCCTCGGTGCTCGCCTTCAGCGCCGCCAACCGGCCCGACCGCTGGCTGCGCGCTATCCTCGCGGCGACCGGCGCGGTGCTGCTCGCCCAGCCGCTCGGCCAGCTCGTCCAGCGCCACGTGACGACCTCGCCGAACCTGCGCGGAATGCGCATCAAACGCATTCTACGGACTGGCCGCGGGGCGTGGACCATTCACCGCGTCGAGACCGCCTGGTCGTAG
- a CDS encoding ABC transporter substrate-binding protein — protein MDRLLRAIGVVAFGSVVGALLLGASVRPPAPPPNPRAAQARLQGVLKIGIDPSYPPIASLDSRGNLSGFDVDVAVELARRLNVRPDFIGMDIGALFDGLLQRRFDIIISGIPPLPEYRRDVIYSAPYFNAGQVILVRAGTAPPPGPAALRGTIAVELGSTGEIEGRRLAAGGHIAVLTRDSPAAVVAAVRDGQASAGILDRLSAVEAAGPTSGVVIAGPPFTLEPFVVAARRGDEGLLVEIDAMLAAMRADGTLDRIEAKWLRPGGLDAVNGPRPAASP, from the coding sequence ATGGACCGGCTGCTGCGCGCGATCGGGGTTGTTGCCTTCGGAAGTGTGGTGGGCGCATTGCTCCTCGGCGCGAGCGTCCGCCCGCCGGCTCCGCCGCCGAACCCCCGGGCTGCCCAAGCGCGTCTTCAGGGCGTGCTCAAGATCGGGATAGACCCGAGCTACCCGCCGATCGCTTCGCTTGACAGCCGGGGCAACCTGTCCGGCTTCGACGTCGATGTCGCGGTCGAACTCGCGCGGCGCCTCAACGTGCGGCCGGACTTCATCGGGATGGATATCGGGGCGCTGTTCGACGGCCTGCTTCAGCGCCGGTTCGACATCATCATCTCAGGCATCCCCCCGCTGCCGGAATACCGCCGCGACGTGATCTACAGCGCGCCCTATTTCAACGCGGGGCAGGTCATTCTTGTCCGCGCTGGAACGGCGCCGCCGCCCGGTCCGGCGGCGCTGCGCGGCACGATCGCCGTTGAGCTTGGCAGCACCGGCGAGATCGAAGGGCGACGGCTGGCCGCCGGCGGCCACATCGCGGTGCTGACCCGCGATTCGCCGGCGGCCGTCGTGGCGGCAGTGCGCGACGGCCAGGCGAGCGCGGGCATCCTCGACCGGTTGTCGGCGGTGGAGGCCGCCGGCCCAACGAGCGGCGTTGTCATCGCCGGTCCGCCCTTCACGCTCGAGCCGTTCGTGGTGGCGGCGCGGCGCGGCGACGAGGGGCTGCTGGTTGAGATCGACGCGATGCTGGCCGCGATGCGCGCTGATGGAACGCTCGATCGGATCGAAGCGAAGTGGCTACGACCAGGCGGTCTCGACGCGGTGAATGGTCCACGCCCCGCGGCCAGTCCGTAG
- the asd gene encoding aspartate-semialdehyde dehydrogenase yields the protein MARLRTAVIGATGVVGQQFLVALRGHPWFAVEGLVASSRSAGKPYREAIRDGAGALRWYVAEPPPPELLDLPVSALEDFDPERYDLIFSAVESDLAKEIEPRFGAVRPVVTTASAFRYFEDTPLVIPGVNNDHIQLVRRQQAARGWKGFVVPQPNCTTTGLAITLKPLHDRFGLRLVVMTSLQALSGAGRSPGVAGLDILDNVIPYIPNEEEKVQRETRKILGTLTDDGIVPARFAVSCTCTRVNVLDGHTETVFVSLDRPATLDEVKAALREYDGFGSLRLPSAPPEYILVHDDPFRPQPRLDRDTNEGMTTVVGRLRADPALENGVKYVLVSHNTKMGAARGAVLTAELLVCEGLLG from the coding sequence ATGGCACGCCTCCGCACGGCGGTGATCGGCGCGACCGGCGTCGTTGGTCAGCAGTTCCTCGTGGCGCTGCGCGGGCATCCGTGGTTTGCGGTTGAGGGGCTGGTCGCATCCTCGCGCTCGGCCGGAAAGCCGTACCGCGAGGCCATCCGCGACGGCGCGGGCGCGCTCCGCTGGTACGTCGCCGAGCCGCCGCCGCCCGAATTGCTCGACCTGCCGGTGAGTGCGCTCGAAGACTTCGACCCGGAGCGCTACGACCTGATCTTCTCGGCGGTCGAGTCGGATTTGGCCAAGGAGATCGAGCCGCGCTTCGGCGCCGTCCGTCCGGTCGTGACGACGGCCTCGGCGTTCCGCTACTTCGAGGACACGCCGCTCGTCATCCCCGGCGTCAACAACGACCATATTCAGCTGGTCCGTCGCCAGCAAGCGGCGCGCGGCTGGAAAGGGTTTGTCGTTCCTCAGCCGAACTGCACCACCACCGGTCTCGCGATCACGCTCAAACCGCTGCACGATCGCTTCGGCCTCCGGCTCGTTGTGATGACCTCGCTCCAAGCGCTCTCCGGCGCTGGCCGCTCGCCCGGGGTCGCCGGGCTCGACATCCTCGATAACGTCATCCCGTACATCCCGAACGAGGAAGAGAAGGTGCAGCGCGAGACTCGGAAGATCCTCGGCACGCTGACGGACGACGGGATCGTGCCGGCGCGCTTCGCCGTCTCCTGCACCTGCACCCGCGTCAATGTGCTCGACGGCCATACAGAGACGGTTTTCGTCTCGCTCGACCGGCCGGCGACGCTCGACGAGGTGAAAGCGGCGCTTCGGGAATATGATGGGTTCGGCTCGCTGCGCTTGCCGTCGGCGCCGCCGGAGTACATCCTCGTTCACGATGACCCGTTCCGTCCTCAGCCCCGCCTCGACCGCGACACGAACGAGGGCATGACGACGGTCGTCGGCCGCCTGCGCGCCGACCCGGCGCTTGAGAACGGCGTCAAGTACGTGCTTGTCTCGCACAATACCAAGATGGGCGCAGCGCGGGGCGCGGTGCTGACCGCCGAGCTGCTTGTCTGCGAGGGGCTGCTGGGGTGA
- a CDS encoding CoA transferase, giving the protein MSPGALAGVRVVDAATGWAALAGRLLADLGAAVVKLEPLAGEPGRTAPPLVAGESLPFWRRNLGKRVVRLAPEDPRLGALLASADVVIEGGPAQPFDLAPLVAERPDLIVAALRPFGAGPRAAWRATDLIAQAAGGMLALNGAPDREPLAVAGEPAYALAAHYLVGGVLLALRARRTVGVGQRVEVTLQEAVASAIEPVGALYNAEGRVVRRSGDLHWVRGYAIVPCADGDVAVAWNRNFPHLVALLASDGMADDLTDERYLDPAVIDAEIDHLRAVIGRWAATRTRAEIFHRAQELRLQWAPVNRPADVLADPQLAARRFFTWLPGPGGRLPVAGTPAQLSRTPWRPGRAATPASAVARQALPRQAPPPGARGALAGIRVLDFTWVLAGPYGTRILADHGAEVIKVQTDRKLVGYVGDGYFATWNRNKRSITLDLDSAEARALARRLVALCDVVADNFSARVMRQWGLDDETLLAIKPDLIIAHLTGMGRSGPYEHYVSYGPTAQALCGMSALTAYGPGERPLGLGFSLSDHIAGLVMANAILAALDHRDRTGEGQVIDVSQFEASASFLEEAYLEAAAGLPVDPRGNRGDRGSVGPVGLFRCAGDDRWLAVEVETSEQQAALARLLGVPVADLAAALAAWASEQDADAAMRLLQGIGVAASVVATAVDLVERDEGLRERGFWWMAAHPTLGLFRTDGSPIRLERTPPPAPRPSPLLGQHNSEVFVDLLGLAPEEVARLAAAGVIR; this is encoded by the coding sequence GTGAGCCCGGGCGCCCTCGCCGGCGTGCGCGTCGTCGATGCAGCGACCGGCTGGGCTGCCCTCGCAGGACGGCTGCTCGCCGACCTCGGCGCTGCGGTGGTCAAACTGGAGCCGCTCGCCGGCGAACCGGGGCGCACGGCGCCGCCGCTCGTCGCCGGCGAAAGCTTGCCCTTCTGGCGGCGCAATCTTGGAAAGCGGGTTGTCCGCCTGGCGCCGGAAGACCCTCGTCTCGGCGCACTGCTGGCGTCGGCCGATGTCGTGATCGAGGGCGGGCCGGCACAGCCCTTCGACCTCGCGCCGCTCGTCGCGGAGCGTCCCGACCTGATTGTTGCTGCTCTCCGTCCGTTCGGCGCCGGTCCGCGAGCCGCTTGGCGGGCGACCGACCTTATTGCCCAGGCGGCTGGCGGGATGCTCGCCCTCAACGGCGCGCCCGACCGCGAGCCCTTGGCTGTCGCCGGCGAACCAGCCTATGCCCTCGCGGCGCACTATCTCGTCGGCGGTGTGCTTCTCGCGCTCCGCGCGCGGCGCACGGTCGGCGTTGGCCAGCGGGTTGAGGTGACGCTGCAGGAGGCGGTCGCCTCGGCGATCGAGCCGGTCGGCGCGCTCTACAACGCCGAGGGCCGGGTCGTTCGCCGCAGCGGCGACCTCCATTGGGTGCGCGGCTACGCCATTGTCCCCTGCGCCGACGGAGATGTCGCCGTCGCCTGGAACCGCAATTTCCCGCATCTTGTCGCGCTGCTGGCGAGCGACGGCATGGCCGACGATCTCACCGATGAGCGCTATCTCGACCCGGCGGTTATCGACGCTGAGATCGATCATCTTCGCGCCGTGATCGGCCGTTGGGCGGCGACGCGGACACGCGCCGAGATTTTCCACCGCGCCCAAGAGCTGCGGCTGCAATGGGCGCCCGTCAACCGGCCGGCGGACGTGCTGGCCGACCCCCAGCTGGCGGCGCGCCGCTTCTTCACTTGGCTGCCCGGGCCGGGCGGGCGGCTGCCCGTCGCAGGAACGCCAGCGCAGCTTTCGCGGACGCCGTGGCGGCCTGGTCGGGCGGCGACACCGGCGTCCGCCGTCGCCCGGCAGGCGCTGCCGCGCCAAGCGCCCCCGCCCGGCGCACGGGGAGCGCTCGCCGGTATCCGCGTGCTCGACTTCACCTGGGTGCTTGCTGGGCCGTACGGGACGCGCATTCTTGCCGACCACGGCGCGGAGGTCATCAAAGTCCAGACCGACCGCAAGCTGGTCGGCTATGTCGGCGACGGCTACTTCGCGACGTGGAACCGCAACAAGCGCAGCATCACCCTCGACCTCGACTCCGCGGAGGCGCGCGCGCTGGCGCGGCGGCTGGTCGCGCTCTGTGATGTCGTCGCCGACAACTTTTCCGCGCGCGTGATGCGTCAGTGGGGGCTGGATGACGAGACGCTGCTCGCGATCAAGCCGGACCTGATCATCGCGCATCTGACCGGCATGGGACGGAGCGGCCCCTATGAGCACTACGTGTCCTACGGGCCGACGGCGCAGGCGCTCTGCGGCATGAGCGCCCTCACTGCCTACGGGCCGGGCGAGCGGCCGCTTGGTCTCGGCTTCTCGCTCTCCGACCATATCGCTGGGCTGGTGATGGCGAACGCGATCCTCGCTGCGCTCGACCATCGCGACCGCACTGGCGAGGGCCAGGTGATCGACGTCTCCCAGTTCGAGGCGTCCGCCAGTTTCCTCGAGGAGGCGTATCTTGAGGCTGCTGCCGGCCTCCCCGTCGACCCGCGCGGGAATAGGGGCGACCGGGGCTCGGTTGGGCCGGTCGGGCTCTTCCGCTGTGCCGGCGACGACCGTTGGCTTGCCGTGGAGGTCGAGACGAGCGAGCAGCAGGCGGCGCTCGCGCGACTGCTCGGCGTGCCGGTCGCCGACCTCGCTGCAGCGCTCGCGGCCTGGGCAAGCGAGCAGGACGCCGATGCCGCGATGCGGCTGCTCCAAGGCATCGGCGTCGCGGCAAGCGTTGTCGCGACCGCCGTCGACCTAGTCGAGCGCGACGAAGGGCTGCGGGAACGGGGGTTTTGGTGGATGGCCGCGCATCCGACGCTCGGCCTCTTCCGCACCGACGGGTCGCCGATCCGGCTGGAGAGAACGCCGCCGCCGGCGCCCCGCCCGAGCCCGCTGCTTGGTCAACATAATAGTGAGGTCTTCGTCGACCTCCTCGGCCTCGCTCCGGAAGAGGTCGCGCGGCTGGCAGCGGCGGGGGTGATCCGCTGA
- a CDS encoding globin, whose amino-acid sequence MSNRRSIYDQVGGEATFFALVDRFYAGVATDPILRPMYPEGDLAEARRKLALFFIQYFGGPMTYSAERGHPRLRMRHLPFPIDKAARDAWMRHMHRALDETPLPEEIRAEMRAYFERTATFLINRVPDGTLPVRSVVEPSEH is encoded by the coding sequence ATGAGCAACCGACGCAGTATCTACGACCAGGTCGGCGGGGAGGCGACCTTTTTTGCCCTCGTCGACCGCTTCTACGCCGGGGTCGCGACCGACCCTATCTTGCGGCCGATGTATCCAGAAGGGGACCTCGCCGAAGCGCGGCGCAAGCTGGCGCTTTTCTTCATCCAGTATTTCGGCGGGCCGATGACCTATTCCGCGGAGCGCGGTCATCCGCGGCTGCGGATGCGGCACCTGCCCTTCCCGATCGACAAGGCCGCTCGCGACGCTTGGATGCGTCACATGCATCGCGCGCTCGATGAGACGCCGCTGCCGGAGGAGATCCGCGCAGAGATGCGCGCCTACTTCGAGCGGACGGCGACCTTCCTGATCAACCGAGTGCCCGACGGCACGCTGCCGGTCCGCAGCGTTGTCGAGCCGTCGGAGCACTAA
- a CDS encoding biotin-dependent carboxyltransferase family protein: MRSAPVFEVLTGGLLTTVQDIRPRARFGQFGVAAGGALDARSAALANRLAGNADEAALLEITLAGPVLRLLRAAILGLAGADLGMTVDGRPVSPGWSVAAQRGATVAFGERRRGARAYLAVAGGLDVPVVLGSRSTDLAGGFGGLGGRGLQAGDTLAAFLIPDPPARAGRAAEHDLGLEEAVRVVPGPHRRRFPPDALARLVGAEWRLAPESNRMGARLEGPAIAPRRADVPSLGLPLGAIQVPGDGQPIVLLADHQPTGGYPVLAVVIRADLPLLAQRAPGDPVRFALTTLEEARRAARSLPPVESDDFGWELARSAGKLT; this comes from the coding sequence GTGAGAAGCGCCCCCGTCTTCGAGGTGCTGACAGGCGGATTGCTGACGACAGTGCAGGATATCCGGCCGCGGGCACGGTTCGGCCAGTTCGGCGTCGCAGCCGGTGGCGCGCTCGATGCTAGGTCGGCGGCGCTGGCAAACCGGCTCGCCGGCAACGCCGACGAGGCCGCGCTGCTGGAGATCACCCTCGCGGGACCTGTGCTGCGCCTGCTCCGTGCCGCCATCCTCGGGCTGGCCGGCGCCGACCTCGGGATGACGGTCGACGGGCGTCCTGTCTCGCCCGGGTGGAGCGTCGCAGCGCAGCGCGGCGCAACGGTCGCGTTCGGCGAGCGCCGGCGCGGCGCGCGTGCCTATCTCGCCGTCGCCGGCGGTCTCGACGTTCCCGTCGTCCTCGGCTCGCGCAGCACCGACCTTGCCGGCGGCTTCGGCGGGCTGGGCGGGCGAGGGCTTCAGGCGGGTGACACGCTCGCCGCCTTCCTCATTCCGGACCCGCCCGCACGCGCCGGCCGCGCCGCCGAGCACGACCTCGGGCTCGAAGAGGCCGTGCGCGTCGTTCCGGGCCCCCACCGACGGCGGTTCCCGCCGGACGCGCTCGCCCGGCTCGTCGGGGCGGAATGGCGGCTCGCGCCCGAGTCGAACCGGATGGGCGCCCGGCTGGAGGGACCAGCCATCGCCCCGCGCCGCGCCGATGTTCCCTCGCTTGGGCTGCCGCTTGGCGCGATCCAAGTGCCCGGCGACGGCCAGCCGATCGTTCTGCTCGCCGACCACCAGCCGACCGGCGGCTATCCCGTGCTGGCAGTCGTCATTCGGGCCGACCTGCCGCTCCTCGCCCAGCGCGCGCCGGGCGATCCAGTCCGGTTCGCGCTGACCACGCTCGAGGAGGCCCGGCGCGCTGCGCGGTCTCTCCCTCCAGTCGAGAGCGACGATTTCGGCTGGGAGCTGGCACGCTCAGCCGGGAAGTTGACGTAA
- the pxpB gene encoding 5-oxoprolinase subunit PxpB, with protein sequence MSEWRLRPFGERALLIEIARRPSVAAARRVAQLSCALDGLPGVAAVIPGATSVLVELDSIDEQTIAAAARAALAAPLAAAASREHHIPVAFGGADGPDLDEVAQFAGLSPEGVINALVRARLTVAFLGFAPGFPYLIGLPRRLAVPRLATPRVRVPAGAVALADGWAGIYPRATPGGWRLVGRTAVTLFDPAAVPPARLMPGDRVRFIAT encoded by the coding sequence GTGAGCGAGTGGCGGCTGCGTCCCTTCGGCGAGCGAGCGCTGCTGATCGAGATCGCGCGCCGGCCGAGCGTTGCCGCGGCGCGCCGCGTCGCCCAGCTTAGCTGCGCGCTCGATGGGCTGCCGGGCGTTGCAGCCGTTATTCCCGGCGCAACGAGCGTGCTCGTCGAGCTGGACAGCATTGACGAGCAAACGATCGCGGCCGCAGCGCGGGCAGCGCTGGCGGCGCCGCTGGCGGCGGCAGCGAGCCGCGAACATCACATTCCCGTCGCGTTCGGCGGCGCAGACGGACCAGATCTAGACGAGGTCGCTCAGTTCGCCGGGCTCTCGCCCGAGGGCGTGATCAACGCGCTCGTCCGCGCTCGGCTGACAGTTGCGTTCCTCGGCTTCGCGCCCGGTTTCCCCTATCTGATCGGGCTGCCGCGCCGGCTTGCGGTCCCGCGCTTGGCAACGCCGCGCGTGCGCGTGCCGGCGGGGGCGGTCGCGCTCGCCGATGGCTGGGCAGGGATCTACCCGCGGGCGACCCCCGGCGGCTGGCGTCTCGTCGGCCGCACGGCGGTCACCCTCTTCGACCCGGCAGCCGTGCCCCCGGCGCGGCTGATGCCGGGCGATCGGGTGCGGTTCATCGCGACGTGA
- a CDS encoding LamB/YcsF family protein: MRSVDFNADLGESFGRWTLGDDTALLPLISSANVACGFHAGDPAVIDETVARCREAGVAVGAQPSYPDLQGFGRRSMALTPREIEQIVLYQVGAVAAFCAAHGVPLTHVKPHGALYNDAVTDPVRARAIARGVARAWPGLPLVGLAGSAPFEEAARREGLPFVPEAFADRRYLPDGTLQPRSAPGALIVDPDEAAEQALMIARDGAVRCIDGSVMTLRAETICFHGDTPGAPAIIAAARQRLERAGIEVRSFALRSL, encoded by the coding sequence ATGCGTTCTGTAGACTTCAACGCCGATCTTGGCGAGAGCTTTGGCCGCTGGACGCTCGGCGACGACACGGCGCTCCTCCCGTTGATCTCGAGCGCGAACGTCGCCTGCGGGTTCCACGCCGGCGACCCGGCGGTGATCGACGAGACCGTTGCCCGCTGCCGCGAGGCTGGCGTCGCCGTCGGCGCCCAGCCGAGCTATCCCGACCTTCAGGGGTTCGGGCGCCGGTCGATGGCACTCACCCCCCGGGAGATCGAGCAAATCGTTCTTTATCAGGTCGGTGCCGTTGCCGCCTTCTGCGCCGCTCACGGCGTTCCGCTGACGCATGTCAAGCCGCACGGCGCTCTCTACAACGATGCGGTGACCGATCCCGTTCGCGCGCGCGCCATCGCGCGCGGCGTCGCCCGGGCTTGGCCCGGCCTCCCGCTGGTCGGCTTGGCGGGGTCAGCGCCGTTCGAGGAGGCGGCGCGCCGCGAAGGGCTGCCGTTCGTGCCGGAAGCGTTTGCCGACCGCCGCTACCTGCCCGACGGGACGCTGCAGCCGCGCTCCGCTCCCGGCGCGCTCATCGTTGACCCTGACGAAGCGGCAGAGCAAGCGCTCATGATCGCGCGCGACGGCGCGGTGCGCTGCATCGATGGCAGCGTCATGACGCTCCGGGCCGAGACGATCTGCTTTCACGGCGATACGCCCGGCGCGCCAGCCATCATCGCCGCGGCGCGCCAGCGGCTGGAACGTGCCGGGATCGAGGTCCGCTCCTTCGCGCTCAGAAGTCTGTGA
- a CDS encoding pyridoxamine 5'-phosphate oxidase family protein: protein MREQPADLAARARAIALDHISRMKNVQMITYPARGFPRIRLMGYFNQGWVIETLTRAGSLKTRELARDPRATFVWSWSHLEHEPMRWLIQLDTIAELVEGEEKLRLLARRISKSGPRMQELLDRTGPDAHATYRYLPQRLRIQGVLGGEEWFRFTDF, encoded by the coding sequence ATGAGGGAGCAGCCGGCCGACCTGGCGGCGCGGGCGCGCGCCATCGCGCTCGACCACATCAGCCGGATGAAGAACGTCCAAATGATCACCTATCCCGCGCGCGGCTTTCCGCGCATCCGGCTGATGGGCTATTTCAATCAGGGCTGGGTGATCGAGACGCTCACGCGCGCAGGCAGCCTGAAAACGCGCGAACTCGCCCGCGACCCGCGAGCGACCTTCGTCTGGTCGTGGAGCCACCTCGAGCACGAGCCGATGCGCTGGCTGATCCAGCTCGACACGATCGCCGAGCTGGTGGAAGGCGAGGAGAAGCTGCGGCTGCTGGCGCGGCGTATCTCGAAGAGCGGTCCGCGCATGCAGGAACTGCTCGATCGCACCGGGCCGGACGCGCACGCCACCTATCGCTATCTGCCCCAGCGCCTGCGCATCCAAGGTGTGCTCGGCGGGGAAGAGTGGTTTCGCTTCACAGACTTCTGA